One segment of Balaenoptera ricei isolate mBalRic1 chromosome 8, mBalRic1.hap2, whole genome shotgun sequence DNA contains the following:
- the BAD gene encoding bcl2-associated agonist of cell death, producing the protein MFQIPEFEQSEQEDSSPADRGLGPSPTGDRPPGPSKHPQTAPGLLGEAGHQQGQPASSSHHGGTGAVETRSRHSFYSAGTEDEEGTEEEEPSPFRGRSRSAPPNLWAAQRYGRELRRMSDEFHGSFKGLPRPKSAGTATQMRQSPSWARFLQSWWNRNLGRGGPAPSQ; encoded by the exons ATGTTCCAGATCCCAGAGTTTGAGCAGAGTGAGCAGGAAGACTCCAGCCCTGCAGATAGgggcctgggccccagccccacagGGGACAGGCCCCCAGGTCCCAGCAAGCACCCGCAAAcggccccaggcctcctgggggAAGCTGGTCACCAGCAGGGACAGCCAGCCAGCAGCAGCCACCATGGAG GCACTGGGGCTGTGGAGACCCGGAGTCGCCACAGCTTCTACTCCGCGGGGACGGAGGATGAAGAAGGgacggaggaggaggagcccaGCCCCTTCCGGGGCCGCTCGCGCTCGGCGCCCCCCAACCTCTGGGCTGCACAGCGATATGGCCGCGAGCTCCGGAGGATGAGCGACGAGTTCCACGGCTCCTTCAAG GGACTTCCTCGCCCGAAGAGCGCGGGCACAGCGACGCAGATGCGACAAAGCCCCAGTTGGGCGCGCTTTCTTCAGTCCTGGTGGAACCGGAACTTGGGGAGaggaggccccgccccctcccagtGA